In Aquipuribacter hungaricus, one genomic interval encodes:
- a CDS encoding trimeric intracellular cation channel family protein translates to MVVEVAELLGVTVFALSGGLLAARRGMDLFGAVVLALVAGLGGGTIRDVLLGAVPPANLSDAWAVGCAVGAGVVAFYQDLGLARFRRAVLVLDAGGLGLFTVNGAVTALSLGAPPMAAVFLGLLTGIGGGVLRDVLSGQVPVVLQDDIYALPCLAGSVLVVLLWQADAFTPVAGVLVAVLVFALRLLGRMRRWHLRRTPSQPPAWPERPPRPA, encoded by the coding sequence GTGGTCGTCGAGGTGGCCGAGCTCCTCGGCGTGACCGTCTTCGCGCTGTCGGGCGGGCTGCTGGCCGCCCGCCGCGGCATGGACCTGTTCGGCGCCGTCGTCCTCGCGCTCGTGGCGGGCCTCGGCGGCGGCACCATCCGCGACGTCCTGCTCGGGGCGGTGCCGCCGGCGAACCTCAGCGACGCGTGGGCGGTGGGCTGTGCGGTCGGGGCCGGGGTCGTCGCCTTCTACCAGGACCTCGGGCTGGCGCGGTTCCGGCGGGCGGTGCTCGTCCTCGACGCGGGCGGCCTGGGCCTGTTCACCGTCAACGGCGCCGTCACCGCCCTCTCCCTCGGGGCACCGCCCATGGCGGCGGTGTTCCTCGGCCTGCTCACCGGCATCGGCGGCGGGGTGCTCCGCGACGTGCTGAGCGGCCAGGTGCCGGTCGTGCTCCAGGACGACATCTACGCCCTGCCGTGCCTGGCGGGCAGCGTGCTCGTCGTGCTGCTGTGGCAGGCCGACGCCTTCACCCCGGTGGCCGGCGTCCTGGTCGCGGTGCTCGTGTTCGCCCTCCGGCTGCTCGGGCGGATGCGGCGCTGGCACCTGCGTCGCACCCCGTCCCAGCCGCCGGCCTGGCCGGAGCGGCCGCCCAGGCCCGCCTGA